Part of the Aquimarina sp. MAR_2010_214 genome is shown below.
AGTTAAGTCCATAATTGTGTTGCATAAGATCATACAAACCTATAACTGCCTGATCTGCATTTTCTTCAGTATCAAAATATGTAGCGGTATCTAATACTCCAACAGGAGCAATATTTACGAAATCATCACTACAAGACACACAAAAAGCTACTATTGTAATAAAAATTAATTTTTTCATGATTATAAATAATTAAATTCATTAAAAACCTACTGATAAACCAAATAATGCTTTGCCAGGTATTGGGTAGAATCCTCTATCGATCCCTTGGCTATTATTTTCATAACTCCCGGCTTCAGGATCTAAACCATTATACTTGGTAAACGTAAAATAATCATCTAGGGAGACATAAACTCTAAACTTTCCTAAGCTAAGTTTATTTGTAATTTTTAATGGAAAATTATATCCTATTTGTAATTGCTTAATTCTCATGTAAGAACCATCTTCTACCATAAGATCAGTATTGTATGCGTCTGCGATATTAGCAGCTCCCGGAAAAGATGCTATATCACCTGGTTGTTGCCATCTATTATTATAATAATCAATAGGTTTATTAGTGATTGGGCGAGAAGGTTGGTGATATCCTGCAAAAATATCATTTCCGTATGTTCCTTGAAGTAATACATTTAAGTCAAAATTTTTATACCCTAAACTAATATTACCTCCAAACAATATATCTGGATGTGGTGAACCAATCATAGTTTTATCATTGGAAGTAATACCTGGAACCCCATCGGTATCAACAAAAATAATTTCTCCTGTCTGAGGGTCAATACCATCGGTTTTAAATCCATAAAAATACCATACCGGAAAACCTTCTTCAAATCGCGTAATCGGTGCCCCAGGGATTGATGCTCCATTTAATGCTCCTCCGATAGATACTTCTGAAGTATTATTTTTTAACGTAGACAAATTAAGGTTAATACCATAATCCAGGCCTCCGCTGGTAGTCGTATTATAACCAATCTCAAATTCAAAGCCTTTATTGGTAATCGTACCGGCATTAATTGCTCCTAATGTTCTCCCTACAGATCCGGGTACTATAATGTTACCATTAGAGACAATCAAATCTCTGGTAGTTTTATTATAATAATCTACTGAAAAATTAAACTTATTATCTAAAGCTTTAAGATCAATACCGATATCAACTTGTTCAGAACGTTCCCATAATAATTGGGGATTTGCCAAATCTCCAATTTGAGTACCACTTATACCTTCATAAACTATTGGGATAACTCCAACATCGGTAACTACATTTTGCCAGAATTCTAAATCTCCATTACCTGATAAGTTTGCATCACTCCCGTTCTGTCCCCAACTACCCCGTAACTTGATGTAATTAATCTTATTTGAATTCCAAAAATTTTCTTTAGAAAGAACCCAACCGACAGAAACTGCAGGAAAATACCCTCCCTTTTCATTTTTAGGAAAAACACTTGATTTATCATATCGTAATGATCCTTCTAACAAGTATTTATCTAAATAATCATACGATATTCTTCCAAAAACCGAAGTCATATTTTTCTGAAATATGTTATTTCCTATGATATCATTGTCTCTGTTAGAAAAATCAAAGTATGCAAAATCATCTGTTCCTCTTGTAATACCTGCTCCTTGTAGATTATAATATGGGTTCTTAATTTTCTCTGCAGAGTATCCTAATAAACCGGTAAGACTATGATCTCCCAAATTCTTATTATATCTTGCAAAATTCTCCCATAACCATCTTGAATTTCTACTTATTGCATGCTTTAAAGTCACAATAGAATTACTTGCCTCACTAGTAACATAATATATAGGTGTCCATCTGGTATCGAATGAATTAGATCTTTCATAACCAAATCTTGAAGTAAATGATAAATCATCTGATAACTTTATCTTGCCTTTAACAGAGAGTAAAACTCTATCAGTGTCTATTCCTCCTCTAAAAATATAATTTGAGGATGCCACAGGGTTGATTACCTCTCCTGTAGAATATGTAGGATATCCATATACATTTCCATTTTGATCAAGCATTGCAGTTCCATTCTCAACACCCGTAAGTGCTCTTGGAGGCAATGAACCATTGTATGTTACAGGGGTTAACGGATCAATTAATAATACATGATTTACAACTCCATTATAAGAGTCGTCTTCTGTAATTGGAGCTTGACCTGTATTAGAGTACACAATATTAGCCCCTACTTCTAGCCAATCTTTTATATCACTCTTAAGATTTGCTCTTAACGTATATCTTTTATATGACGAATTATTTTTACCTACTATACCATCCTGGTCTAGAAAAGACCCAGA
Proteins encoded:
- a CDS encoding TonB-dependent receptor, with the protein product MNKKVNDVSFLSKKKEFNFLLIIMRVFILSLCFGLTSVYAHNSYSQTKLDIDLKNGTLEELFGQIHSQSEFIFFYKDDIVKTNTKITLLLKQSTIAEILNKVFQKTDLAYKIIDRQIVISKQKKELNAKTSSKPKLPLQDILTGKVTTAIGEPLPGASIIIKGTNRGTQTDFDGYYKLEVTNGESLVFSYLGFSNQEVIYSGQPKLDITLIEDAGELGEVIVVGYGTRAKSLITGAISSIGFKQIENSSNQRMEQVLQGRVSGVTVVSSSGAPGSGAKVRIRGTGSNGNSDPLYIVDGMKVSNLENIAPSDIANIEVLKDAASSAIYGTQGANGVVIITTKQGRKGQPVINYNSQVGIQTLRTKMELMNASQFVTYSNEAGNTTVVNNGIDTDWIGETFQDAFIQKHDLSFSGGSERSTYFLSGSFLDQDGIVGKNNSSYKRYTLRANLKSDIKDWLEVGANIVYSNTGQAPITEDDSYNGVVNHVLLIDPLTPVTYNGSLPPRALTGVENGTAMLDQNGNVYGYPTYSTGEVINPVASSNYIFRGGIDTDRVLLSVKGKIKLSDDLSFTSRFGYERSNSFDTRWTPIYYVTSEASNSIVTLKHAISRNSRWLWENFARYNKNLGDHSLTGLLGYSAEKIKNPYYNLQGAGITRGTDDFAYFDFSNRDNDIIGNNIFQKNMTSVFGRISYDYLDKYLLEGSLRYDKSSVFPKNEKGGYFPAVSVGWVLSKENFWNSNKINYIKLRGSWGQNGSDANLSGNGDLEFWQNVVTDVGVIPIVYEGISGTQIGDLANPQLLWERSEQVDIGIDLKALDNKFNFSVDYYNKTTRDLIVSNGNIIVPGSVGRTLGAINAGTITNKGFEFEIGYNTTTSGGLDYGINLNLSTLKNNTSEVSIGGALNGASIPGAPITRFEEGFPVWYFYGFKTDGIDPQTGEIIFVDTDGVPGITSNDKTMIGSPHPDILFGGNISLGYKNFDLNVLLQGTYGNDIFAGYHQPSRPITNKPIDYYNNRWQQPGDIASFPGAANIADAYNTDLMVEDGSYMRIKQLQIGYNFPLKITNKLSLGKFRVYVSLDDYFTFTKYNGLDPEAGSYENNSQGIDRGFYPIPGKALFGLSVGF